The DNA window ATGTTCTGTGCATGGCTGTGATTTAATTGCTACCTTCTATTCCATTCAAGCTGCCCATAGTGCTGGAGATGTTAAGGCTTGTAGGCCAAAAGTGAGGCATGAGGAAGTAGGCCAGGTCCGCCAAGGGCTGCCCGGTGGTAGACAGCTCCCAGTCCAGCACCGCCATCACACGGGCCTGATGACACCAGACGCACTTTGTGACGCATTCGCAGTCACTGGAAGCATTCGGGTGAGCGTGGCCGTTCCAGAAGTTGTACCTCTCTCGGGTGGAACATCAAGTTGTCCAGACGGAAATCTCCGTGGACAAGCGTGACCTCGTTATCGCCGGCAGGCAAATTCTTCATCAACCAATCAGACAGTTGGTTCATGGCCGGAATGTCCCGGTGGGCCGCTGCGGTGTACTGCTTTGTCCAGGTGGACACCTTTACGAGATGGAAAGACACTTCTGAATGTCACAACTCTAAATGTTCTTTTGCTAGACGCGTACGCAGCGTCATGCTCACTTGTCTCTTGCAGTAACCGGATCCTTTCCCATATCCGTCGAGGTTCAGTGACGCCAGGTCCAGGGAGTGCAGCTTAGCCAACGTTTCTACCGCAGCCACATACagagctgctctctctgctgcGCTCACGCCAGGCAGACGAAGATCCCTGAATATTCGCCCCTGTTCAATGCGCACGGATGAGGAAGCGTATGTTTTCACCCAATGACCAGTGACCACAATGTAATGACAGAGTGTGAATTCAGAAGACTGGGCTTCGTTTCGGTATGTCGAGTCAGCGTGACAGCAAGCAAACACCGGGGAGTCCAAATGTCATCTTTTATTGTTGGATTATGAAACAAAGGTTAAGAAAACTGCAATAAATATGTTACATGCAGCAACACTGGAATTTGTTCTTGGTAGCCACAAACTTACCTTCACATGCTCCATTAAGTAGAACTCGGTACCAATGATTTCAGGATCGGTGCAGTGGAGGAGAGGCTGAGGTACGGGGAACCCGGCAGAGAACAAGGCCTTCTGCACGCGATACTCCCGGTCCACCTATAAACACAGCGACAAAGGTTcacacagcaacacagcagGCCTCAGAAAGCATCGTAAATCATATGTGACTGAAAATCTATAGGAGACGTCTGGGAAAGGAATATGTGCTACAATATTCAGTTGTTATTGCTTACATTTCCTTTGTGATGTTTAGCAGTTTAATTGAAGGAGATTCTTGAGAAAAGGACCAACTGTATGAACAAAATTATACCTGAATTAACACATGTGGCTATGTGGCTATAATGAAATGTATGGACATGAACACTGGAAAAAAAGGAACGTCTCCATTTTGACCATAATTGGACTTCCAGGCCACATACTGTAATCAATTCCTGGAAACCTAGGAAATTATATGTTTGTAAATTACACAACAgcgcttattaaaaaaaactttattttccaCAAGCAACTTCTGTCAACAGCAAAACACGCGGCCGTTTCCATTAAGACAAAAACATTAGAAGATACAGAAAAGCCACACGTGAAACTTGGACCATTTGTTGACCAAAGCTGTTGATCATCAGAGTGAAACCTTACAGGTACCTTGTGAGCTCCTGGCAGCAGCTCCCCGGGGGGCTTCTTCCGCAGAACATAACTGCTTGAGGGGCTTTGGATTAGGAAGGTTGGGTTTGACTGACCAGCGCTGGAAAAGAGAAACAAcaggaagatttttttttcttttttctttttttttacagtatttgcTTTCACTCCCTCGGCGAGAAATGGTCAAATAATCCCCTCGTGTTTATCTGAACGTTACCTGTACTGTCTGACAGTGATCGCGTCATTGTTCGACACGGTCCGTGACTTGACAGACAGATACTTTTGCAGTCTGTCGACACTGAATTTGTGTTGCTGTCGAACAGAAGTTGTCGTGTCCTCCATGGCTCAGTTCTCCAGTGGATCAATCATCTCCAGCTGCGTTGTTGATAGTGGAGGTCGGACCAGTTACGTCTGCGCACACCGACGTAACGTCCTCAATGGAAGGGAAGGAATTCAACGTTACATCTTACGGATATTTGgcgcttttttttaaacccagcGGGACGTAAATAGTTTAATAGCAAATCCACGAGCACACAAACCGTTGAAATAATTAACGAACGTCAattatgtaattaaaaaaacagtttgaggtATCTGGAACGTTACTCGTGTTCTACACGGACGCTATTTACAGTAACACACACGCTGACAGCTGACTTCAGCTCTGGAGACGTGTACAATTCGCTGCCGCTGAGCCGTGCGGTTTGCCCATTCGCGATATCGCCTTCTTCTCGTTGACGTTCCCTTCAGAGCCACTTGTTCTCCGCGATGGCGACCATCGAGGAGCTGAAGCTGCGCGTGAGAGAGCTGGAAAACGAATTGATAAAGTGTAAGCAGAAGCAGTGCGCCGCGGAGGACGCTCAAAACCAGCAGCTCCACAGACCCAAGATTGACAGGATGAGTGCCGAGGTTGTGGATTCCAACCCATACAGGTGCCTttttgtctatttatttattctttgtcCTTTTGGCATCGTTTGTGTGCGCTGATCTTCGCGCTAAGGGGGCGACGCCTCGTGACTCACCCATCAGCCCGCGTGGGGGGGAGAGCTAACCTCGGCATGTCTTGTCGTTGCAGTCGTCTGATGGCTTTAAAGAGAATGGGCATCGTGGACGATTATGAGGTATGATGTTCAAACGTGGCCCTTGGGCTTGTTTTTGCTGCTACACCCCAAATGTAAATAATCACAGACTGTGAAGGAAATGGCAAAAATGAGTTTATGTGATGTCAAAACATGCCAGATGATATTAACACCAATGTGCACTTCAGTGCATTGAAATGTGGATATAGATAAACTTTAAAGACCACGTGACCTCTGCTAATATCAACCTTCctaatgcttttttcttttaaatgaagcgaTTGAGCGTGCCAATAAAATGATTGTCTCAATGTTTGCAGAAAATCCGGACATTCACAGTCGCCGTGGTCGGTGTTGGGGGAGTCGGCAGTGTGACCGCCGAAATGCTCACCAGATGTGGCATCGGGAAGGTAAAGCAAACGCTTTCTTTGTCCCGGGGGTTTGTCCGCCTGTGCTTGACCCGATCTCGTCTCTGCGCCGTCACAGTTGCTCCTCTTTGACTACGACAAAGTCGAGCTGGCCAACATGAACCGCCTGTTCTTCCAGCCTCACCAAGCAGGCCTCAGCAAAGTGGAAGCCGCCGAACACACGCTCAGGTATACTGCCGTTCAAAGTGATCTAATTTCCCGGCCTAAAAAGAGACGTGaagtttgtttttgcttttgcttgCATGGAACTCGATTTTGATCGACAGGAGCATCAATCCAGATGTGTCATTTGAAACCCACAACTACAACATCACCACAATGGACAATTTTACACATTTCATGGAGCGCATCAGGTGAGCTTTTCCTACTCTCACCTCTCTAGTTTCATCACGCTGTTCCTCAGTGGCCTTCACAGCAGTTTATTCGGTTTCTCCTCAGTTCTGGAGGGCTGGAAGAAGGGCAGCCGGTGGATTTGATCCTGAGCTGTGTGGACAACTTTGAGGCCAGAATGGCTATCAACACAGTAAGTGCGGCGCGGTCACAGAAAGGAAACGCGCTACGCGTTACCCTTGCAGGTCGCATTCACCCGGTCGTGTTTGTCGCAGGCTTGCAATGAACTGGGTCGGATCTGGATGGAGTCTGGCGTCAGTGAGAACGCCGTATCGGGACACACCCAGCTCATCATTCCTGGAGAGACGGCGTGCTTTGCTgtacgtccacacacacacacacacacactgacatatcTTCTCTCCATTTCCCTGTGAGGAAAGACCACTGTAAAGGTTCCATTGTAACGCAGTGTCACTTCCCTCTGATAGTGTGCTCCTCCTCTGGTGGTGGCCGCTAACATCGATGAGAAGACCCTGAAAAGGGAGGGCGTGTGTGCTGCCAGCTTACCGACTACGATGGGCGTGGTCGCGGGTCTCCTGGTGCAAAATGTCCTCAAGTAAGACGTCATTAGTCAGCGCGCAGACCTACTGATGGAAGGACGGCCTGCATTAGTAAAATATTGTCGTCTTTCAGGTTTCTGTTGAAGTTTGGAACTGTCAGTTATTATCTCGGCTACAACGCCATGCAGGACTTCTTCCCCACCATGGCCATGAAAGCCAACCCCCAGTGCAGCGACCGCTACTGCAGGAGGCAACAGGAGGAGTACAAGGTGAGGGATTTTTCCATTTGTGGCGGAATACCTGCCAAAAACGGACCGTGCACTGCAATGCGGTGCAGGGAAAGCTAACCGCGTCCATCTCTATGAATGCCTCACTTCAGAGGAAGGAAGCAGAGCGCCCCAAGGTTGAGGCggtacaggaggaggaggaggaggtcgtaCATGAAGACAACGAGTGGGGTGAGAACGCAGCAGACCGCTATGCAAGCGAACAGTGTCGGATTGGGAGCTGCtcgtctttttttgtcatttttctgtGTATTAACACACGATTGTACGGTGCAGGTATCGAACTAGTATCAGAGGTGACTGACGCAGAGCTACAGGCTGCTTCGGGCGCTGTGCCTGACCTCCCTGAAGGCATCACCGTGGCTTACACCATTCCAGTTGAGGTTGGTATTTGGTGACAAATCACTTCTAAGCCGTTTTTGTAAGTAAAGTCGTTTTAAATGATTCACTTTGACGGCTGA is part of the Gasterosteus aculeatus chromosome 21, fGasAcu3.hap1.1, whole genome shotgun sequence genome and encodes:
- the uba5 gene encoding ubiquitin-like modifier-activating enzyme 5; the protein is MATIEELKLRVRELENELIKCKQKQCAAEDAQNQQLHRPKIDRMSAEVVDSNPYSRLMALKRMGIVDDYEKIRTFTVAVVGVGGVGSVTAEMLTRCGIGKLLLFDYDKVELANMNRLFFQPHQAGLSKVEAAEHTLRSINPDVSFETHNYNITTMDNFTHFMERISSGGLEEGQPVDLILSCVDNFEARMAINTACNELGRIWMESGVSENAVSGHTQLIIPGETACFACAPPLVVAANIDEKTLKREGVCAASLPTTMGVVAGLLVQNVLKFLLKFGTVSYYLGYNAMQDFFPTMAMKANPQCSDRYCRRQQEEYKRKEAERPKVEAVQEEEEEVVHEDNEWGIELVSEVTDAELQAASGAVPDLPEGITVAYTIPVEDTESGDTVGETEQSLEDLMAQMRKL